In Falco biarmicus isolate bFalBia1 chromosome 7, bFalBia1.pri, whole genome shotgun sequence, a single window of DNA contains:
- the RCN2 gene encoding reticulocalbin-2 isoform X1 — protein sequence MRRRALLLAPGLALALGLALAALGAAHGQHRADYDREALLGGQEEAEEYARLSPAEQQRRLRAIVKKIDSDADGLLTADELSSWIQQSFKHYVMQEAKQHFNDYDKDSDGLVSWKEYNMQMYDRVIDFDEDTVLEDQEEESFRQLHLKEKKRFEKANRDDVPDLNVDEFVAFEHPEEVEYMTDFVIQEALEEHDKDGDGFVSLEEFLGDYRRDPTAREDPEWILVEKDRFVNDYDKDNDGKLDPQELLSWIVPNNQGIAQEEALHLIEEMDLNDDKKLSEAEILKNQDLFLNSEATDYGRQLHDERFYHEEL from the exons ATGCGGCGCCGGGCGCTGCTGCTGGCGCCGGGCCTGGCCCTCGCCCTAGGCCTGGCCCTGGCGGCCCTGGGCGCGGCGCACGGGCAGCACCGCGCCGACTACGACCGGGAGGCGCTGCTCGGCGGACAG gaggaggcggaggagtACGCGCGGCTTAGCCCGGCGGAGCAGCAGCGGCGGCTGAGGGCCATCGTGAAGAAGATCGACTCGGACGCGGACGGGCTTCTCACCGCGG ATGAGCTGAGTTCCTGGATACAGCAGTCTTTTAAACACTATGTTATGCAAGAAGCTAAGCAGCACTTCAATGACTATGACAAAGATAGTGATGGATTAGTGTCTTGGAAGGAGTATAATATGCAAATGTACGATCGTGTAATTGATTTTGATGAGGACACTGTCTTGGAGGATCAAGAAGAAGAATCATTTCGACAG CTtcatttaaaggagaaaaagcgTTTTGAAAAAGCTAATAGAGATGATGTTCCTGATCTAAATGTGGATGAATTTGTTGCTTTTGAACATCCTGAAGAAGTGGAGTATATGACG GACTTTGTCATTCAGGAGGCTTTAGAAGAACATGATAAAGATGGTGATGGATTTGTTAGCCTGGAAGAATTCCTTGGTGATTACAGAAGAGACCCAA CTGCAAGGGAAGATCCAGAATGGATACTTGTTGAGAAGGATCGGTTTGTGAATGACTATGACAAGGATAACGATGGAAAACTGGACCCGCAAGAGCTGTTGTCTTGGATAGTACCTAATAATCAGGGTATTGCACAAGAGGAG gctcTTCACCTTATTGAAGAAATGGATTTGAATGATgataaaaagctttctgaagcagaaattcTTAAGAACCAGGATTTGTTTCTTAACAGTGAAGCGACGGATTATGGTAGGCAGCTTCACGATGAACGTTTCTATCATGAAGAACTttag
- the RCN2 gene encoding reticulocalbin-2 isoform X2, translating to MRRRALLLAPGLALALGLALAALGAAHGQHRADYDREALLGGQEEAEEYARLSPAEQQRRLRAIVKKIDSDADGLLTADELSSWIQQSFKHYVMQEAKQHFNDYDKDSDGLVSWKEYNMQMYDRVIDFDEDTVLEDQEEESFRQEKKRFEKANRDDVPDLNVDEFVAFEHPEEVEYMTDFVIQEALEEHDKDGDGFVSLEEFLGDYRRDPTAREDPEWILVEKDRFVNDYDKDNDGKLDPQELLSWIVPNNQGIAQEEALHLIEEMDLNDDKKLSEAEILKNQDLFLNSEATDYGRQLHDERFYHEEL from the exons ATGCGGCGCCGGGCGCTGCTGCTGGCGCCGGGCCTGGCCCTCGCCCTAGGCCTGGCCCTGGCGGCCCTGGGCGCGGCGCACGGGCAGCACCGCGCCGACTACGACCGGGAGGCGCTGCTCGGCGGACAG gaggaggcggaggagtACGCGCGGCTTAGCCCGGCGGAGCAGCAGCGGCGGCTGAGGGCCATCGTGAAGAAGATCGACTCGGACGCGGACGGGCTTCTCACCGCGG ATGAGCTGAGTTCCTGGATACAGCAGTCTTTTAAACACTATGTTATGCAAGAAGCTAAGCAGCACTTCAATGACTATGACAAAGATAGTGATGGATTAGTGTCTTGGAAGGAGTATAATATGCAAATGTACGATCGTGTAATTGATTTTGATGAGGACACTGTCTTGGAGGATCAAGAAGAAGAATCATTTCGACAG gagaaaaagcgTTTTGAAAAAGCTAATAGAGATGATGTTCCTGATCTAAATGTGGATGAATTTGTTGCTTTTGAACATCCTGAAGAAGTGGAGTATATGACG GACTTTGTCATTCAGGAGGCTTTAGAAGAACATGATAAAGATGGTGATGGATTTGTTAGCCTGGAAGAATTCCTTGGTGATTACAGAAGAGACCCAA CTGCAAGGGAAGATCCAGAATGGATACTTGTTGAGAAGGATCGGTTTGTGAATGACTATGACAAGGATAACGATGGAAAACTGGACCCGCAAGAGCTGTTGTCTTGGATAGTACCTAATAATCAGGGTATTGCACAAGAGGAG gctcTTCACCTTATTGAAGAAATGGATTTGAATGATgataaaaagctttctgaagcagaaattcTTAAGAACCAGGATTTGTTTCTTAACAGTGAAGCGACGGATTATGGTAGGCAGCTTCACGATGAACGTTTCTATCATGAAGAACTttag